The following are encoded in a window of Scophthalmus maximus strain ysfricsl-2021 chromosome 2, ASM2237912v1, whole genome shotgun sequence genomic DNA:
- the amer1 gene encoding APC membrane recruitment protein 1: MWLAMASRKADELPGDTKDLAAISRSLSRCSPDDITEEPQSDAVNATVKSQKSGRFRRTALTFFGVRKGICILPSFFGGRSKNQNKWSSKKGLTKSKTHDGLSKVSHDDGVRGRYTSAGDSICHCQGDCSGELHTLCHNECSHPTAEQKSLTLGRQRKGFRSLFHSFKHHRNHRNSGTDKTEMIPMSSPHCKKEVPVVQDNTNMFVTSCLGSEPDVPDFTDDMCDVSIGPDCSDADAVTLEKSVEQESPKSEFDDQVCDVQIEEINLMAVVSSDYQETSPGHSEPCLKVQMTSEPVLKSETPAGSSDRLNLMFGDVASLKSFDSLTGCGDIIADQEDDSITESTVSGERSRNGGKRASCYLTYQGGGEEMASPEDLGEECLHDFWGNNAVEKICYTCNEDHTDMTAELTSSHNMDCNSNSLQQASGMDTSSIADVLTPQSEHQESVPNSDEGYYDSTTPGPEEGQEKSDRLRTDRLPRDSYSGDALYELFAPDESLISPHYENKSKLPGSKQCKYLSEPADVSDSAFVPDMDRLQISAELYEVHNFLGSSKSSELAQSVDGRREMGLNKDCNLNSKPQASGNRNNIEPNVFDDKGNMLASAEERQKSINADCEKRHSSISFGSTSDPDFETFCEPKEQHLEENKPVALPYKNITCQSPDCNNDLDDGQTVCFSQALVDYTKHSQMLSNLHNSVDGLETNSAFTTNMDALPTIVTFDVVDMHNEGEYDEQIHMELEEDISSPYQEFEESYLQKDAFAEFDYQMLDMYEQNLISSTWAIASLPRHLGLTRVSQSMSNPLSLDRRSRSLDTGSLEMKMPDAYREEIAAIVSSPQTEEDSDRDSSPHYKKNVHASASDVKDCSSIMALSWQTRSGMALSHPLTHGEISEKVQGVSQTHGNHKLFSTSSGSDFPDCKLQRLGSSVSDGGSCDSLSHNSKLYNRQCHVPLHSDSCLPHSTFVYPGMVEEESEDVDDDVFCKAATNFQPYNQCGKSRPVAHREGLSHTGSPINAGVSKEEMAVRGETRTPRDLACGKLPETTFN; encoded by the coding sequence ATGTGGTTAGCCATGGCTTCTCGCAAGGCAGACGAGCTACCCGGTGACACCAAGGACTTGGCTGCAATCTCCCGATCGCTGTCACGATGTAGCCCCGATGACATCACTGAGGAGCCTCAGTCGGATGCGGTGAATGCCACGGTGAAATCTCAGAAATCTGGAAGATTTAGGAGGACTGCCTTGACGTTTTTTGGTGTGCGAAAAGGTATCTGTATTCTACCAAGTTTTTTTGGCGGGCGGAGTAAAAATCAGAACAAGTGGTCTTCAAAGAAAGGACTCACCAAAAGCAAAACACACGATGGGCTAAGTAAGGTTAGTCATGATGACGGTGTGAGAGGAAGGTACACCTCAGCTGGAGATTCTATATGCCACTGCCAAGGGGACTGTTCCGGAGAGCTCCACACTTTGTGTCACAATGAATGTAGTCACCCCACCGCTGAGCAGAAATCATTGACTCTTGGCCGGCAGAGGAAGGGTTTTAGGAgtctttttcacagttttaagCATCACAGAAACCATAGAAATTCTGGGACGgataaaactgaaatgattccAATGTCCTCTCCCCACTGCAAGAAAGAGGTGCCTGTTGTCCAGGACAACACCAACATGTTTGTCACATCGTGCCTGGGATCCGAACCTGATGTGCCTGATTTCACAGATGATATGTGTGATGTTTCCATTGGTCCTGATTGTAGTGATGCTGATGCGGTGACATTGGAGAAGAGTGTGGAGCAAGAAAGCCCAAAGTCTGAGTTTGATGATCAGGTGTGTGATGTTCAAATAGAGGAAATTAATTTGATGGCTGTGGTTTCCAGTGATTACCAGGAGACTTCTCCAGGACACAGCGAGCCTTGCCTCAAAGTTCAGATGACGTCTGAGCCTGTATTGAAGTCTGAAACACCTGCAGGTTCGTCCGATCGGCTTAACCTGATGTTTGGTGACGTCGCATCATTGAAGAGCTTTGACTCACTCACTGGCTGCGGGGACATAATAGCAGATCAAGAAGATGACAGCATCACAGAGAGCACAGTTTCTGGTGAAAGGAGCAGGAATGGTGGAAAGAGGGCCTCCTGCTATCTTACTTATCAGGGGGGCGGTGAAGAAATGGCCTCACCTGAAGATTTGGGTGAGGAGTGTCTTCACGATTTCTGGGGAAACAATGCTGTAGAAAAAATCTGCTACACTTGCAACGAGGACCACACAGATATGACTGCCGAGCTGACAAGTTCCCACAATATGGACTGTAACAGTAACAGTTTACAACAAGCCAGTGGCATGGACACTTCTTCGATTGCTGATGTGTTGACTCCTCAAAGTGAGCATCAGGAATCAGTTCCAAATAGTGATGAGGGCTACTATGATTCAACTACCCCGGGGCCGGAGGAAGGTCAGGAAAAATCTGACAGACTACGGACAGACAGACTACCCAGGGACAGTTACAGCGGAGATGCCCTCTACGAACTTTTTGCACCCGATGAGAGTCTCATCAGTCCACActatgaaaacaaatcaaagcttCCCGGTTCAAAACAGTGCAAGTATTTAAGTGAGCCAGCCGATGTGTCAGATTCTGCCTTTGTTCCAGACATGGATCGATTACAAATAAGTGCTGAACTGTATGAAGTTCACAATTTTCTCGGGAGCAGTAAATCCTCCGAGTTGGCACAAAGCGTGGATGGTCGGAGGGAAATGGGCTTGAATAAAGATTGTAATTTGAATTCAAAACCACAAGCCTCAGGCAACAGGAATAATATAGAACCAAATGTATTTGATGATAAGGGAAATATGCTTGCTTCTGCTGAAGAAAGGCAAAAATCCATTAACGCTGACTGTGAAAAAAGGCATAGCAGCATATCATTTGGGAGCACATCTGACCcagattttgaaacattttgtgaaCCCAAAGAGCaacatctggaggaaaacaagCCCGTGGCGTTACCATACAAAAATATCACGTGTCAGTCTCCAGATTGTAACAACGATTTGGATGATGGGCAAACTGTGTGTTTCTCACAAGCACTTGTGGACTACACAAAACACTCTCAGATGCTGAGTAACTTGCACAACAGCGTAGACGGTTTGGAGACAAACTCTGCCTTCACTACAAATATGGACGCCTTACCCACCATAGTCACATTTGACGTAGTCGATATGCATAATGAGGGCGAATATGATGAGCAGATTCacatggagctggaggaggacattTCGTCACCCTATCAGGAATTTGAAGAAAGCTACCTGCAAAAAGATGCATTTGCCGAGTTTGACTATCAAATGTTAGACATGTAcgaacagaacctgatcagtAGCACATGGGCAATTGCTAGTCTCCCACGGCACCTAGGTCTTACGAGGGTCAGCCAGTCCATGTCTAATCCGCTGTCTCTCGACAGGAGAAGCCGATCTCTAGACACAGGGAGCCTTGAGATGAAGATGCCTGATGCATATAGAGAGGAAATAGCTGCAATTGTTTCTTCTCCTCAGACTGAAGAGGACTCTGACAGAGACTCCTCGCCACATTACAAAAAGAATGTACATGCGTCTGCATCAGATGTTAAAGACTGTAGCAGCATTATGGCCTTATCATGGCAAACGAGGTCAGGAATGGCTTTGAGCCATCCTCTGACACAtggggaaatcagtgaaaaagtACAGGGTGTTAGTCAAACGCACGGAAATCATAAACTATTTTCTACTTCATCCGGTAGTGATTTCCCTGACTGTAAACTGCAACGTCTCGGCTCCAGTGTGTCAGACGGAGGGTCCTGTGATTCACTGTCACACAATAGCAAGCTTTACAATAGACAGTGTCATGTTCCTTTGCATTCAGACTCTTGTTTACCTCATAGCACCTTTGTTTATCCTGGaatggtggaggaggaatcTGAGGATGTTGATGATGACGTTTTTTGTAAAGCTGCCACCAATTTTCAGCCCTACAACCAGTGTGGTAAAAGCAGACCAGTGGCTCATAGGGAAGGATTATCTCATACCGGGAGCCCTATTAATGCTGGTGTGTCTAAAGAGGAAATGGCTGTCCGTGGTGAAACCAGAACACCCAGGGACTTGGCGTGCGGCAAACTCCCTGAGACCACCTTTAattga
- the gab3 gene encoding GRB2-associated-binding protein 3 isoform X3 encodes MSGNPDVLEYYQSKNSKKPIRTIDLKECEVEMLNGQLRVKRDFHGKHLFVVKTSSRIFYLVAKTEEEMNSWISNISQICQFGSLEDTESSEEGFPYTPIFLQLSPDSPDRASVSSQLDSGHPLDYLFLSQCETGRVSLSRHNSFSNSDISLEQKSSDDAVKDIVPSPLFTDSSLSISHASPGPALFPHGRLINPPFSAPCTSVALPPSSSSPLRHCATSVFQFDRPYSSPSSEATGDRQTPPPLPPKPNHLPEQLSDEGAHKVRAMSVRHCLKHTALFPRRTSLSSLDHFRMGDADCRSMRNRRQSINLQPCLNTTQVQSYQDESYVPMASPSPSVEPDGYIPMSPGTFSFLNTNSTVESSTSLSSLLCQPGELAPPPIHRHLKPRLRKARPPPLDLTGLSTITECPTHLPLSRTMTGSCFSMNCLLHERKHENGDNPRDVDTNCIATESRQQSHLTSDGAVQPWARKSNLDYLSLDFNSASPSPVQKKPFLSDEYRVDYVQVDEKKTQALQSTKMEWTDVRQSKT; translated from the exons ATGAGTGGTAATCCTGATGTGCTGGAGTACTATCAAAGTAAGAACTCCAAGAAACCGATCCGCACCATCGACCTGAAAGAGTGTGAGGTGGAAATGCTCAACGGGCAACTCAGAGTAAAGCGAGACTTCCATGGGAAGCACCTCTTTGTGGTGAAGACCTCATCTCGCATTTTTTACCTGGTGGCCAAaactgaggaggagatgaacagcTGGATCAGTAACATCAGTCAAATTTGCCAGTTTGGGAGCCTGGAGGATACAG AAAGCTCAGAAGAAGGCTTTCCTTACACCCCCATCTTCCTTCAGCTGTCACCTGACAGCCCTGACCGAGCGTCTGTATCAAGCCAACTAGATTCTGGTCATCCGCTGGACTACCTCTTTCTGTCACAGTGTGAGACGGGGAGAGTGAGCTTGAGTAG ACATAACAGCTTTTCAAACTCTGACATCTCTCTGGAGCAGAAGTCATCAGACGATGCTGTCAAGGACATTGTCCCCTCGCCACTTTTCACAGAttcctctctgtccatctcccaTGCCAGCCCCGGCCCCGCTCTTTTCCCTCACGGAAGGTTGATCAACCCCCCTTTCAGTGCCCCATGCACCTCCGTGGCTTTAcccccgtcctcttcctccccactaCGCCACTGTGCCACTAGTGTCTTCCAGTTTGACAGGCCGTATTCTTCTCCCTCATCAGAGGCAACGGGTGACAGACAAACGCCTCCTCCGCTGCCGCCCAAGCCTAATCACCTGCCAGAGCAGCTAAGTGATGAAGGGGCTCATAAGGTGAGGGCAATGAGTGTGCGGCATTGCTTGAAGCACACCGCATTATTTCCCCGGAGGACGTCTCTGTCAAGCCTGGACCATTTCAGAATGG gagaTGCCGATTGCAGGTCGATGAGGAACAGAAGGCAGAGTAtaaatttg CAGCCTTGTTTAAATACCACACAAGTTCAAAGCTACCAGGATGAGTCATATGTTCCCATGgcttccccttctccctctgttgAACCTGATGGTTACATCCCCATGAGCCCAGGGACGTTCAGTTTTCTCAACACAAACTCTACTGTTGAATCCTCCACATCGCTCAGCTCACTGTTGTGTCAACCAGGAGAACTTGCTCCACCTCCAATTCACCGGCACCTCAAGCCTCGCCTGAGGAAAG CTCGACCACCTCCTCTTGACTTGACAGGCCTGTCTACGATCACAGAGTGTCCCACTCATCTTCCTTTGAGCAGAACAATGACTGGATCGTG CTTTTCAATGAACTGTTTACTGcatgaaagaaaacatgaaaacggCGACAATCCAAGAGATGTTGACACAAATTGCATTGCGACG GAGTCAAGGCAACAGTCCCATCTCACCTCAGATGGAGCAGTTCAACCCTGGGCGAGAAAATCAAACCTGGACTATTTGTCTCTGGATTTCAACTCTGCATCTCCTTCTCCAGTGCAGAAG AAGCCTTTTCTGTCTGATGAGTACAGAGTGGATTACGTTCAGGTGGATGAGAAGAAGACCCAGGCACTGCAAAGCACCAAAATGGAGTGGACAGATGTCCGGCAGTCAAAGACATGA
- the gab3 gene encoding GRB2-associated-binding protein 3 isoform X1 — MLCSALSFAAAAAAAAAAAAAAAAAAAAVRTTRSAVNMSAGDVVWTGWLIKSPPEKKLKRFAWRKRWFVLRRGRMSGNPDVLEYYQSKNSKKPIRTIDLKECEVEMLNGQLRVKRDFHGKHLFVVKTSSRIFYLVAKTEEEMNSWISNISQICQFGSLEDTESSEEGFPYTPIFLQLSPDSPDRASVSSQLDSGHPLDYLFLSQCETGRVSLSRHNSFSNSDISLEQKSSDDAVKDIVPSPLFTDSSLSISHASPGPALFPHGRLINPPFSAPCTSVALPPSSSSPLRHCATSVFQFDRPYSSPSSEATGDRQTPPPLPPKPNHLPEQLSDEGAHKVRAMSVRHCLKHTALFPRRTSLSSLDHFRMGDADCRSMRNRRQSINLQPCLNTTQVQSYQDESYVPMASPSPSVEPDGYIPMSPGTFSFLNTNSTVESSTSLSSLLCQPGELAPPPIHRHLKPRLRKARPPPLDLTGLSTITECPTHLPLSRTMTGSCFSMNCLLHERKHENGDNPRDVDTNCIATESRQQSHLTSDGAVQPWARKSNLDYLSLDFNSASPSPVQKKPFLSDEYRVDYVQVDEKKTQALQSTKMEWTDVRQSKT, encoded by the exons ATGCTTTGCAGTGCTCTcagttttgcagcagcagcagcagcagcagcagcagcagcagcagcagcagcagcagcagcagcagccgtgaGGACGACACGCTCTGCAGTCAACATGAGTGCTGGGGATGTGGTCTGGACCGGCTGGCTCATTAAATCCCCCCCAGAGAAGAAACTAAAGAGATTT GCCTGGAGGAAACGCTGGTTCGTGCTCCGCAGAGGTCGCATGAGTGGTAATCCTGATGTGCTGGAGTACTATCAAAGTAAGAACTCCAAGAAACCGATCCGCACCATCGACCTGAAAGAGTGTGAGGTGGAAATGCTCAACGGGCAACTCAGAGTAAAGCGAGACTTCCATGGGAAGCACCTCTTTGTGGTGAAGACCTCATCTCGCATTTTTTACCTGGTGGCCAAaactgaggaggagatgaacagcTGGATCAGTAACATCAGTCAAATTTGCCAGTTTGGGAGCCTGGAGGATACAG AAAGCTCAGAAGAAGGCTTTCCTTACACCCCCATCTTCCTTCAGCTGTCACCTGACAGCCCTGACCGAGCGTCTGTATCAAGCCAACTAGATTCTGGTCATCCGCTGGACTACCTCTTTCTGTCACAGTGTGAGACGGGGAGAGTGAGCTTGAGTAG ACATAACAGCTTTTCAAACTCTGACATCTCTCTGGAGCAGAAGTCATCAGACGATGCTGTCAAGGACATTGTCCCCTCGCCACTTTTCACAGAttcctctctgtccatctcccaTGCCAGCCCCGGCCCCGCTCTTTTCCCTCACGGAAGGTTGATCAACCCCCCTTTCAGTGCCCCATGCACCTCCGTGGCTTTAcccccgtcctcttcctccccactaCGCCACTGTGCCACTAGTGTCTTCCAGTTTGACAGGCCGTATTCTTCTCCCTCATCAGAGGCAACGGGTGACAGACAAACGCCTCCTCCGCTGCCGCCCAAGCCTAATCACCTGCCAGAGCAGCTAAGTGATGAAGGGGCTCATAAGGTGAGGGCAATGAGTGTGCGGCATTGCTTGAAGCACACCGCATTATTTCCCCGGAGGACGTCTCTGTCAAGCCTGGACCATTTCAGAATGG gagaTGCCGATTGCAGGTCGATGAGGAACAGAAGGCAGAGTAtaaatttg CAGCCTTGTTTAAATACCACACAAGTTCAAAGCTACCAGGATGAGTCATATGTTCCCATGgcttccccttctccctctgttgAACCTGATGGTTACATCCCCATGAGCCCAGGGACGTTCAGTTTTCTCAACACAAACTCTACTGTTGAATCCTCCACATCGCTCAGCTCACTGTTGTGTCAACCAGGAGAACTTGCTCCACCTCCAATTCACCGGCACCTCAAGCCTCGCCTGAGGAAAG CTCGACCACCTCCTCTTGACTTGACAGGCCTGTCTACGATCACAGAGTGTCCCACTCATCTTCCTTTGAGCAGAACAATGACTGGATCGTG CTTTTCAATGAACTGTTTACTGcatgaaagaaaacatgaaaacggCGACAATCCAAGAGATGTTGACACAAATTGCATTGCGACG GAGTCAAGGCAACAGTCCCATCTCACCTCAGATGGAGCAGTTCAACCCTGGGCGAGAAAATCAAACCTGGACTATTTGTCTCTGGATTTCAACTCTGCATCTCCTTCTCCAGTGCAGAAG AAGCCTTTTCTGTCTGATGAGTACAGAGTGGATTACGTTCAGGTGGATGAGAAGAAGACCCAGGCACTGCAAAGCACCAAAATGGAGTGGACAGATGTCCGGCAGTCAAAGACATGA
- the zc3h12b gene encoding probable ribonuclease ZC3H12B, producing the protein MTAWSMVEKLKMEKRPCREENIDSSEAQHATDESEDGSSSESESEERQRQRVQGNNSSCKKREPLAVAKPHRQLCRSPCLDRPSFSQSSTVQDLREDETSARPGIKAASEREYQTKMEFALKLGYSGEQVETVLNKLGAAALINDVLAELVRLGNKVEPEIQPCSSTATLISRPPCVKEIRDSPEVSVEEESVDPYDNLRPIVIDGSNVAMSHGNKEVFSCRGIQLAVEWFREKAHKDITVFVPAWRKEQSRPDALITDQEILRKLEKEKILVFTPSRRVQGRRVVCYDDRFIVKLAYDSDGIIVSNDNYRDLQNEKPEWKKFIEERLLMYSFVNDKFMPPDDPLGRHGPSLENFLRKRPVVPEHKKQPCPYGKKCTYGHKCKYYHPERVNQPQRSVADELRAFAKLSAVKTMSEGALVKCGIGPATAKGESISEVKRVAPKRQSDPSIRSVACEPPEALSVARKSEANSVPSLVSALSVPTMQPAKSHAAGALNTRSASSPVPGSLQFAHSSLEHMSSVQYPPILVTNSHGASITYNDQFPKYDSVSDHGYYSLHSDFSNMSMSSMHNVDSFCSMEHEHGVYQRNPSHCPESCLSHSNSDSFSSYGDLYPSSVDSSLEESMKGQQQSPAQGRMQTFSHGFRHEALTRVQSYGPEEPKQGPRKQPGSHLAPHIQHVAVGARSSCPGDYPLTQNVLPPLSAQPTRSLGMTRMDSISDSRLYDSNPMRQRRPPLCREQHASWDPLPCGNESYGYHSYPLSNSLMPCCERVMVRSMPDKMEQIWNSPWETPSAVEHQDRYVIPDHQYQTYRNLCNIFPAYVVHSVMEKNPHLTDPQQLAAVIVTKLRSCH; encoded by the exons ATGACAGCATGGTCCATGGTGGAGAAGCTCAAAATGGAAAAACGCCCATGCAGGGAGGAGAACATTGACTCAAGCGAGGCTCAGCATGCCACTGACGAGTCTGAAGATGGCAGCAGCTCGGAAAGTGAGTCGGAAGAACGGCAACGTCAGAGGGTTCAAGGGAACAACAGCAGCTGTAAAAAGCGGGAGCCTTTGGCCGTTGCAAAACCCCACCGACAGCTGTGTCGCTCACCATGTCTCGACCGGCCCAGTTTTTCCCAGAGTAGCACTGTACAAGATTTGCGCGAGGATGAGACCAGCGCGCGACCAGGGATCAAGGCAGCCAGTGAGCGAGAGTATCAGACTAAGATGGAGTTTGCTCTGAAGCTGGGCTATTCAGGAGAGCAGGTGGAGACTGTGCTCAACAAGTTGGGGGCTGCTGCTTTAATTAACGATGTTCTCGCTGAGTTAGTGAGGCTCGGAAACAAAGTCGAGCCTGAAATTCAACCTTGCAGCAGCACAGCCACATTGATATCACGACCCCCCTGTGTTAAAGAGATTAGAGATAGTCCCGAAGTGTCAGTGGAAGAGGAATCTGTGGATCCCTACGACAACCTCAGGCCCATCGTCATTGACGGCTCAAATGTTGCAATGAG CCATGGAAACAAAGAGGTATTCTCTTGTCGTGGTATCCAACTTGCTGTGGAGTGGTTTCGGGAGAAAGCACACAAAGACATCACTGTGTTTGTCCCAGCCTGGAGGAAGGAGCAGTCGAGGCCAGACGCCCTCATCACAG ACCAAGAAATACTACGCAAactggaaaaagagaagatCCTGGTTTTCACCCCGTCACGGAGAGTTCAAGGCAGAAGGGTGGTGTGCTATGATGATCGCTTCATAGTGAAGCTGGCTTATGATTCTGATGGAATTATTGTGTCAAATGACAACTACAGAGACTTGCAAAATGAGAAGCCAGAGTGGAAGAAGTTCATAGAAGAGCGTCTCCTCATGTACTCATTTGTCAACGACAA GTTCATGCCTCCTGATGATCCACTGGGAAGACACGGTCCAAGCCTAGAGAATTTCCTCCGCAAGCGTCCTGTTGTTCCAGAGCACAAAAAACAGCCCTGCCCCTATG GGAAAAAGTGCACATATGGACATAAGTGCAAGTACTATCATCCAGAGCGCGTCAACCAGCCCCAGCGGTCAGTCGCTGATGAACTACGGGCCTTTGCCAAATTGTCTGCAGTGAAGACAATGAGTGAGGGGGCTTTAGTCAAATGCGGTATTGGTCCAGCAACTGCAAAGGGGGAAAGCATCTCTGAGGTCAAACGCGTGGCCCCTAAACGTCAATCTGACCCCAGTATCCGCTCAGTGGCCTGTGAACCTCCAGAGGCGCTGTCCGTTGCTAGGAAGTCTGAGGCGAATTCTGTGCCTTCCCTCGTGTCTGCTCTCAGTGTGCCCACCATGCAGCCCGCCAAGAGCCACGCAGCTGGGGCCTTGAACACACGATCAGCCAGCAGCCCAGTGCCAGGTTCTCTGCAATTCGCACACAGTTCTCTGGAGCACATGTCGAGTGTACAGTACCCACCAATTTTAGTTACTAATAGTCATGGCGCCTCTATTACGTACAATGACCAGTTCCCTAAGTATGACTCTGTTAGTGACCATGGATATTATTCACTGCACAGTGATTTTTCAAACATGAGCATGAGCAGCATGCATAATGTTGACAGTTTCTGTAGCATGGAGCACGAGCACGGTGTGTATCAGAGAAATCCAAGCCACTGCCCCGAGTCCTGCCTCAGCCACTCAAACAGCGACTCGTTCTCCTCTTACGGGGACCTGTACCCGAGCTCCGTGGACAGTAGCCTAGAGGAGAGCATGAAGGGGCAGCAGCAGTCTCCTGCACAGGGTCGAATGCAAACTTTCTCCCATGGGTTTCGCCATGAAGCGCTGACAAGGGTACAGAGTTACGGACCAGAGGAACCTAAGCAGGGCCCCCGTAAGCAGCCTGGATCTCATCTAGCACCACATATCCAGCACGTCGCAGTGGGAGCCAGGTCCAGCTGCCCTGGAGACTATCCCCTCACTCAGAATGTCCTACCACCTTTGTCGGCACAGCCCACACGGTCTCTTGGTATGACTCGTATGGACAGTATATCAGACTCAAGGCTGTATGATAGTAACCCAATGAGGCAGCGGCGCCCTCCGCTGTGTCGTGAGCAGCACGCAAGCTGGGACCCTCTGCCTTGTGGTAATGAGTCCTATGGATATCATTCATATCCACTGAGCAACAGCCTGATGCCGTGTTGCGAGCGGGTGATGGTCCGCAGCATGCCCGACAAAATGGAGCAAATCTGGAACTCTCCATGGGAGACCCCATCAGCAGTTGAACACCAAGATCGGTATGTGATTCCAGACCACCAGTATCAAACATATCGGAACCTGTGTAACATCTTTCCTGCTTACGTAGTTCACTCAGTAATGGAGAAGAACCCTCATTTGACCGATCCACAACAACTCGCTGCTGTTATTGTTACGAAACTGAGGTCATGCCACTGA
- the gab3 gene encoding GRB2-associated-binding protein 3 isoform X2, translated as MLCSALSFAAAAAAAAAAAAAAAAAAAAVRTTRSAVNMSAGDVVWTGWLIKSPPEKKLKRFAWRKRWFVLRRGRMSGNPDVLEYYQSKNSKKPIRTIDLKECEVEMLNGQLRVKRDFHGKHLFVVKTSSRIFYLVAKTEEEMNSWISNISQICQFGSLEDTESSEEGFPYTPIFLQLSPDSPDRASVSSQLDSGHPLDYLFLSQCETGRVSLSRHNSFSNSDISLEQKSSDDAVKDIVPSPLFTDSSLSISHASPGPALFPHGRLINPPFSAPCTSVALPPSSSSPLRHCATSVFQFDRPYSSPSSEATGDRQTPPPLPPKPNHLPEQLSDEGAHKVRAMSVRHCLKHTALFPRRTSLSSLDHFRMGDADCRSMRNRRQSINLPCLNTTQVQSYQDESYVPMASPSPSVEPDGYIPMSPGTFSFLNTNSTVESSTSLSSLLCQPGELAPPPIHRHLKPRLRKARPPPLDLTGLSTITECPTHLPLSRTMTGSCFSMNCLLHERKHENGDNPRDVDTNCIATESRQQSHLTSDGAVQPWARKSNLDYLSLDFNSASPSPVQKKPFLSDEYRVDYVQVDEKKTQALQSTKMEWTDVRQSKT; from the exons ATGCTTTGCAGTGCTCTcagttttgcagcagcagcagcagcagcagcagcagcagcagcagcagcagcagcagcagcagcagccgtgaGGACGACACGCTCTGCAGTCAACATGAGTGCTGGGGATGTGGTCTGGACCGGCTGGCTCATTAAATCCCCCCCAGAGAAGAAACTAAAGAGATTT GCCTGGAGGAAACGCTGGTTCGTGCTCCGCAGAGGTCGCATGAGTGGTAATCCTGATGTGCTGGAGTACTATCAAAGTAAGAACTCCAAGAAACCGATCCGCACCATCGACCTGAAAGAGTGTGAGGTGGAAATGCTCAACGGGCAACTCAGAGTAAAGCGAGACTTCCATGGGAAGCACCTCTTTGTGGTGAAGACCTCATCTCGCATTTTTTACCTGGTGGCCAAaactgaggaggagatgaacagcTGGATCAGTAACATCAGTCAAATTTGCCAGTTTGGGAGCCTGGAGGATACAG AAAGCTCAGAAGAAGGCTTTCCTTACACCCCCATCTTCCTTCAGCTGTCACCTGACAGCCCTGACCGAGCGTCTGTATCAAGCCAACTAGATTCTGGTCATCCGCTGGACTACCTCTTTCTGTCACAGTGTGAGACGGGGAGAGTGAGCTTGAGTAG ACATAACAGCTTTTCAAACTCTGACATCTCTCTGGAGCAGAAGTCATCAGACGATGCTGTCAAGGACATTGTCCCCTCGCCACTTTTCACAGAttcctctctgtccatctcccaTGCCAGCCCCGGCCCCGCTCTTTTCCCTCACGGAAGGTTGATCAACCCCCCTTTCAGTGCCCCATGCACCTCCGTGGCTTTAcccccgtcctcttcctccccactaCGCCACTGTGCCACTAGTGTCTTCCAGTTTGACAGGCCGTATTCTTCTCCCTCATCAGAGGCAACGGGTGACAGACAAACGCCTCCTCCGCTGCCGCCCAAGCCTAATCACCTGCCAGAGCAGCTAAGTGATGAAGGGGCTCATAAGGTGAGGGCAATGAGTGTGCGGCATTGCTTGAAGCACACCGCATTATTTCCCCGGAGGACGTCTCTGTCAAGCCTGGACCATTTCAGAATGG gagaTGCCGATTGCAGGTCGATGAGGAACAGAAGGCAGAGTAtaaatttg CCTTGTTTAAATACCACACAAGTTCAAAGCTACCAGGATGAGTCATATGTTCCCATGgcttccccttctccctctgttgAACCTGATGGTTACATCCCCATGAGCCCAGGGACGTTCAGTTTTCTCAACACAAACTCTACTGTTGAATCCTCCACATCGCTCAGCTCACTGTTGTGTCAACCAGGAGAACTTGCTCCACCTCCAATTCACCGGCACCTCAAGCCTCGCCTGAGGAAAG CTCGACCACCTCCTCTTGACTTGACAGGCCTGTCTACGATCACAGAGTGTCCCACTCATCTTCCTTTGAGCAGAACAATGACTGGATCGTG CTTTTCAATGAACTGTTTACTGcatgaaagaaaacatgaaaacggCGACAATCCAAGAGATGTTGACACAAATTGCATTGCGACG GAGTCAAGGCAACAGTCCCATCTCACCTCAGATGGAGCAGTTCAACCCTGGGCGAGAAAATCAAACCTGGACTATTTGTCTCTGGATTTCAACTCTGCATCTCCTTCTCCAGTGCAGAAG AAGCCTTTTCTGTCTGATGAGTACAGAGTGGATTACGTTCAGGTGGATGAGAAGAAGACCCAGGCACTGCAAAGCACCAAAATGGAGTGGACAGATGTCCGGCAGTCAAAGACATGA